In the genome of Paramisgurnus dabryanus chromosome 18, PD_genome_1.1, whole genome shotgun sequence, one region contains:
- the havcr2 gene encoding T-cell immunoglobulin and mucin domain-containing protein 4 isoform X2 — MVVFLFIITSILGGDCSESSKLVVGQVGDAVTLPCIYDIDTHGILDICWGRHQSLFTCENTLISTEGSQVTYRQSRRFGLASGLNQGDVSLTIKGAQLEDDGLYVCRIQIPGLFNDVSHNVYLLIRNIYYASDQTTFVTEKYIRPETTTAEDTEVYVGKAVAVVHKEETIETFVVNTIRLGAIVFIPGLIIALLFRLWRYRKQQQQQGN, encoded by the exons ATGGTTGTTTTTCTATTCATTATCACAAGCATTCTTGGTGGAG ACTGCAGTGAATCCTCAAAATTGGTGGTTGGACAGGTTGGGGATGCCGTTACTCTTCCGTGTATATATGATATTGACACACACGGTATACTGGACATTTGTTGGGGGAGACATCAGTCATTGTTCACCTGTGAAAACACTCTTATCTCTACTGAAGGTTCACAAGTAACTTACAGACAGTCACGTAGATTCGGCTTAGCCAGTGGACTCAATCAAGGGGATGTTTCTCTCACTATTAAGGGCGCCCAGTTAGAAGACGATGGACTGTATGTGTGCCGTATCCAGATCCCTGGACTTTTTAATGACGTTAGTCACAACGTTTATCTACTCATCAGAAACA TCTACTATGCATCAGACCAAACCACATTCGTTACTGAAAAATATATCAGACCAGAAACAACAACTGCAG aGGATACTGAGGTCTACGTAGGCAAAGCCGTTGCAGTGGTCCACAAAGAG gAAACAATAGAAACATTTGTCGTAAATACTATAAGACTGGGGGCTATTGTCTTCATCCCTGGTTTAATCATTGCACTTCTGTTTA GACTGTGGCGCTATAGaaaacagcagcagcagcagggGAATTAA
- the havcr2 gene encoding hepatitis A virus cellular receptor 1 homolog isoform X3 codes for MVVFLFIITSILGGDCSESSKLVVGQVGDAVTLPCIYDIDTHGILDICWGRHQSLFTCENTLISTEGSQVTYRQSRRFGLASGLNQGDVSLTIKGAQLEDDGLYVCRIQIPGLFNDVSHNVYLLIRNRPDVLRRGVTKLFPTIAKQEKQEDTEVYVGKAVAVVHKEETIETFVVNTIRLGAIVFIPGLIIALLFRLWRYRKQQQQQGN; via the exons ATGGTTGTTTTTCTATTCATTATCACAAGCATTCTTGGTGGAG ACTGCAGTGAATCCTCAAAATTGGTGGTTGGACAGGTTGGGGATGCCGTTACTCTTCCGTGTATATATGATATTGACACACACGGTATACTGGACATTTGTTGGGGGAGACATCAGTCATTGTTCACCTGTGAAAACACTCTTATCTCTACTGAAGGTTCACAAGTAACTTACAGACAGTCACGTAGATTCGGCTTAGCCAGTGGACTCAATCAAGGGGATGTTTCTCTCACTATTAAGGGCGCCCAGTTAGAAGACGATGGACTGTATGTGTGCCGTATCCAGATCCCTGGACTTTTTAATGACGTTAGTCACAACGTTTATCTACTCATCAGAAACA GACCGGATGTCTTAAGAAGAGGAGTCACAAAATTGTTTCCTACAATAGCAAAGCAAGAAAAACAAG aGGATACTGAGGTCTACGTAGGCAAAGCCGTTGCAGTGGTCCACAAAGAG gAAACAATAGAAACATTTGTCGTAAATACTATAAGACTGGGGGCTATTGTCTTCATCCCTGGTTTAATCATTGCACTTCTGTTTA GACTGTGGCGCTATAGaaaacagcagcagcagcagggGAATTAA
- the havcr2 gene encoding hepatitis A virus cellular receptor 1 homolog isoform X1 has translation MVVFLFIITSILGGDCSESSKLVVGQVGDAVTLPCIYDIDTHGILDICWGRHQSLFTCENTLISTEGSQVTYRQSRRFGLASGLNQGDVSLTIKGAQLEDDGLYVCRIQIPGLFNDVSHNVYLLIRNRPDVLRRGVTKLFPTIAKQEKQVYYASDQTTFVTEKYIRPETTTAEDTEVYVGKAVAVVHKEETIETFVVNTIRLGAIVFIPGLIIALLFRLWRYRKQQQQQGN, from the exons ATGGTTGTTTTTCTATTCATTATCACAAGCATTCTTGGTGGAG ACTGCAGTGAATCCTCAAAATTGGTGGTTGGACAGGTTGGGGATGCCGTTACTCTTCCGTGTATATATGATATTGACACACACGGTATACTGGACATTTGTTGGGGGAGACATCAGTCATTGTTCACCTGTGAAAACACTCTTATCTCTACTGAAGGTTCACAAGTAACTTACAGACAGTCACGTAGATTCGGCTTAGCCAGTGGACTCAATCAAGGGGATGTTTCTCTCACTATTAAGGGCGCCCAGTTAGAAGACGATGGACTGTATGTGTGCCGTATCCAGATCCCTGGACTTTTTAATGACGTTAGTCACAACGTTTATCTACTCATCAGAAACA GACCGGATGTCTTAAGAAGAGGAGTCACAAAATTGTTTCCTACAATAGCAAAGCAAGAAAAACAAG TCTACTATGCATCAGACCAAACCACATTCGTTACTGAAAAATATATCAGACCAGAAACAACAACTGCAG aGGATACTGAGGTCTACGTAGGCAAAGCCGTTGCAGTGGTCCACAAAGAG gAAACAATAGAAACATTTGTCGTAAATACTATAAGACTGGGGGCTATTGTCTTCATCCCTGGTTTAATCATTGCACTTCTGTTTA GACTGTGGCGCTATAGaaaacagcagcagcagcagggGAATTAA